Part of the Rhinoderma darwinii isolate aRhiDar2 chromosome 2, aRhiDar2.hap1, whole genome shotgun sequence genome, TGTAGTCTCTAAATGcttatgtttattaatgacctctTCTTCTTCTGAAAACTCCAGGTCATCTTTTAACAATGCTATATTATCTTCCATGTCGTCATCAGAAAATTCCATTAATGCTTTAACTggggctgacagctcctcttcCTCAGATGAATCTTCTGGCTTTGACTGAGCTGGAGCACTTTCATCTTCAGATATattatctacatttttttcttccAGCGGCATCTCATCTTCAGAAATATCCTCAAAACCTCTGGACAGGTCAGGTAACACATCATCTTCTGAAGACTCTTGAACATCTTTTGACTGGGTTACAGTTTCGTCGTCAGAAAAATGTGGTATACCACCAGGCAGGGCAGGTTCGTCATCTTCATCCGAAAACTCTGGTATATCTTTTGACAGTGAAGAAGCGACATCATTATCAGAAAACTCCATCCCGAGGTTTGCCTGTGCAGATTTCTCAGTGCTGATGTTATCACTGCTGCTGCTAGATTCAGGATCACAGCTAGAGTCTTTGGTTTCTGGGAAGACTGCCCGTTCTGGCTCTATGCTGCTGCTTTTTAATTTAATAGCAGAATTTTCCTGGCTCACCTGGCATGGCACGGTTTCTGGCCAAGAAgtgagtgtgtcattatcctcagATTTTACTTCTTTCAATTTGAACTTCTCATCTACAGATTTTTCAACTTCACTGGCCATATTTTCTGAATCATTTCTTTCAGAGCCCTGTAACAAAGCTTGTTCCAATTTAGGCTCTACACTAGGTTTTGGGTTCTTGATCAACTTGTCAGGTGCTGCATGCTTACCCAAGATATGATAATACACATTGGAAAACATTTTGCTTGTGAAAAAACATCTGTGACAGTGGAACAATCGTGCACTTTTCTGGTAAAACACCAGTTTTCCTAAACCACCAGTATCAATTTCTTCACAAAATTCTGGATGTATAGTTCCCATGTGGATCTGCACACTCTTATAGTCTGTGCCATGAAAGTTGCACCGGTTGCATTCCAGCTGATTACATTTTTGTAGGACTTCCATTGTTCAATTGGCACCACCAATGTCTAGTCCACAAGTGATGTATGAACAATCTACAGGAAACAAAAAAGTTAACATATAAAAGTCAATCAGTGGAAAAACATATACATGAAGAAAAGGTTTAGCATACATGATTAAATTATTCTTGTCACTGTGGCTTTCAAAATACCAAgtcaaatggacactaacttttcaaacaacttctgcttatctaatagtataccggatataaaacaactttataaatttacttactgttaaaatgtagttgtttatccatgcaaatcctgtgggaagttactgccactaggtgtctcccttcctgtaatatgTGGTCCACCCGCTGTTGTCAAGCAATgtctgtccctggttacagagcagaattgacaggcTGTAGAAGATGGAGGTGTGTCatttcactgcctgccaatacaagtctaaggagaggggaaggggaggagggagcagagagagagtgagtcagAAACACATGctgcatgtaagtctatatatatgataaagataggagagcaggTTTCTCCtattctgtgtgcagtgtatagaagacatgacagctgttaggctccgcccactagctcagagaaaccgGAGGATTAAAgacagcctgcagaggggaaaactgccaacaaaaaaaaaaaaatgcagaatacaagtcatataatgactataaatagtgttattccacatgtacacacatgtgacagcttattctgaaaagttaccaCCTGAAAAGTTAGCTACGTTTTACCTcaaggcttattttttttattataacagACTTAAATCTATATCACCGTTTATATCCTGATTTCAATAGCGACAGTGACAATGGTATATATGTGCATAGAGTAAAATATTACACCAGACAGAAATCAGAAGAA contains:
- the CHAMP1 gene encoding chromosome alignment-maintaining phosphoprotein 1; the encoded protein is MEVLQKCNQLECNRCNFHGTDYKSVQIHMGTIHPEFCEEIDTGGLGKLVFYQKSARLFHCHRCFFTSKMFSNVYYHILGKHAAPDKLIKNPKPSVEPKLEQALLQGSERNDSENMASEVEKSVDEKFKLKEVKSEDNDTLTSWPETVPCQVSQENSAIKLKSSSIEPERAVFPETKDSSCDPESSSSSDNISTEKSAQANLGMEFSDNDVASSLSKDIPEFSDEDDEPALPGGIPHFSDDETVTQSKDVQESSEDDVLPDLSRGFEDISEDEMPLEEKNVDNISEDESAPAQSKPEDSSEEEELSAPVKALMEFSDDDMEDNIALLKDDLEFSEEEEVINKHKHLETTNASKNLMDFSEEEETRNASRNVMEFSEEEETPDLSKDIMEFSEDDDDGDDDDDDDGDDDDDGDDDDEAPAMSKSIMEFSEEDDCSPQSKDMPKYLEGNSTPTQSKDSEYVEDADTSVLKNSSPFSEDGTSDECTSIRPRDLVDTSKSLANSARLSGAAHFSDYAGTPSWSKDGLDTSDSGDVSLSAPDTLDVSDDKDAFLKDEEIMKHVKRIKGRYTCMLCECRPLKRGPILHHLITRHNMPSPFVCKTCGKTFVMETHLKNHLSSHTKGLYKCHRCNFQTDHPRGFKKHQTHCDSRHKDDVSKPVVGVQEEVHEEH